GAGGTCTTCGATTCAGCTTTTATCTTGTCCACATATTCAGGGTCCTTTTTCTTTCTCCTGAAGAGTATCCTTTTTTCTTCTTCCACAAGTTTATATTCGGTTTCAGACTTCTTTGATAGATATGCCCCTATAGTCATGCTTGCAGTACCGCTAATTCCAACAACTAGGCCACCAAGAGCTATATCTATATTGTTTTCTATTATAGATGTCAATCCTGCAAGAGCTGCAAGCACCTCTACCAAGCCATCGCTTATGCCGTAAATTACATCCTTATTCCGTTCGACAGTATCCTGGCTCTTCTCCATTGCTTTTTCAAATATTTCTTCGTGGTTTATCTCCTCGTCAAGTATTTTTGAAAGCCTTGCCCTGAAATCTTCATCCAAGTCCTTCTTTTTTAGGTAATCACTGTAAACGCTCACAGTTGATATCTCACCATGCTCCAAGAGACGCGCTGTCAGAAAGTTTCCCAAAAAATACCTAGCCAACAAAAGGAATGTTACCTTAAAACGATTGTATCTATTTGAATACTTGATCCCGAATCTTTTCATATTTTCCTTCCAGAACTCAGAATGCTCCCTTTCTATCTCGGAAAGCTTCGAAAGATTTTCCCTTAAGTAATCGTCTTTGATCGTCCTCGAAAGCTTTGAATAGAAGTTCATGTCTGTAAGTTCATCGCGATAAAATTCCCTCCATTTGTCAGGGTCAGGCTGCATATCGACAAATCGATATCTATCTTAAAATCTTATCGGTTTTTCCGCAATTTCTGGAACTCAGTAGTAAGGATGACCATACGGTTTATTTCCTATAGTACGAATTTCGTATAGGACATACGATTTACATTCAACAAAATATATATTTTTCCATTAAATATTCTAATTATGATGCAGGAAGAGTTGAACGGTATCAAAATTAAAGTAACGCCACCTGGACCAGAAGCGAAGAAGATAATAGAACTTAACGATAAATACTTGGCTAGAAGCACACAGTCTCTGCCGGTTGTAGGGAAGCTAGGAAAGGGAGTATATGTTGAAGACGTAGACGGAAACGTCTATCTGGATTTTGCGAGCGGCATAAGCGTAACAAACCTAGGCCATCTTGATCCGTACGTAACACAAAAGGTAGAAGAACAATTGCACAAACTATGGCATTTCCCTGGTACGGATTTTTACACTGAGATGCAGGTTTTGGCAGCTAAATCCCTTATAGAGGTAACTCCTGGAAAATTTAACAAGAAGGTGTTTTTTACAAACAGCGGTACTGAAAGCGTTGAAGCCGCAATAAAGATAGCGAAGTCCTATACTCACAGAGAGAGGTTTATAGGTTTTATTGGAGCATTCCACGGACGAACACAAGGTTCTCTGAGCTTTACTGCATCGAAGCCCATACACCACAAAGGGTTCTTCCCCTCTATGCCGGGCGTTGAACACGTACCGTTCCCGAACCCGTACAGAAATCCATTCAATATAGATGGATATGAAGAACCAGATGAGCTCGTGAACAGAGTGATCGACTACATAGAGACGTATTTACTCAAGACTTACGTACCCCCTGAAGACGTTGCTGGGATCCTTGCTGAACCGATTCAGGGAGAAGGAGGATACATCGTTCCCCCAATGAACTTCTTCAAGGAGCTAAGGAAACTCGCAGACAAATACCACATACCGCTCCTCATAGACGAGGTGCAGAGCGGCTTTGGAAGAACGGGCAAGTTCTTCGCCTCAGAGCACTTTGGAGTTGAGCCAGATGTCATAACACTCGCTAAATCAATAGCATCTGGCATCCCCATGGGAGCAGCTGTAATGAAAGAGGAGATGAATTTCAGCGAGAATGGCCTGCACTCTAACACGTTTGGAGGTAACCTCATTGCATCGGCTGCCTGCGTGGCAACAATAGACGAGATGAAGAAACTCAATGCCGTAGAGAATGCTGCAAAGCAGGGAGCTTACATGAAGAAGCGGCTTGTAGAGCTCCAGAATAAGTATAATGAGATAGGAGACGTTAGGGGGCTTGGCTTAATGCTTGCAATAGACTTTGTAAAGGATAGGAGGACTAAGGAGCCAAACTCTAAGTTGAGGAACGACGTGATAAACAACGCCTTCAAAAACGGCTTGATATTGCTTTCCACTGGTTCCAGTGCAATAAGGATAATACCACCACTAATAATAACCCAGGAACAGGTAGATGAGGGAATAGAGGTACTCGACAAAGCAATCAAAATGTCTAAATAAACGCCTATTTTTAACTTCTCCCATTTATTATTGCTATAAATTCTGTGAAAGGGAGCCCATTGTCCCATTTCATTACATAGTTCCCGTCTTTTGTTTTATAAAGTGTAGGGATGAGTTCGTAAAGGGTCTTCATGCGTCCGGTAGGATTTCCAGGAACTGTAAAAAGCCTCCATGGATCTCCAGATGCGTTCTTGAGCCTGAAGGCGTAAACAAGAAATATCCCTGCCCTGTTTACCATTTCACTTAAACGTTCGGCCTGATCCTGTTTTTTACCAGACGCCTCCGAGAAGGCAAGATAAGACCTAATAGAAGACTTAACCTCTATCACCATCGATATATCATGCCTTATTGCTATTATATCTGCACCAAGAGACCCAGCAGCACGT
This genomic stretch from Thermoplasma volcanium GSS1 harbors:
- a CDS encoding acetyl ornithine aminotransferase family protein, giving the protein MMQEELNGIKIKVTPPGPEAKKIIELNDKYLARSTQSLPVVGKLGKGVYVEDVDGNVYLDFASGISVTNLGHLDPYVTQKVEEQLHKLWHFPGTDFYTEMQVLAAKSLIEVTPGKFNKKVFFTNSGTESVEAAIKIAKSYTHRERFIGFIGAFHGRTQGSLSFTASKPIHHKGFFPSMPGVEHVPFPNPYRNPFNIDGYEEPDELVNRVIDYIETYLLKTYVPPEDVAGILAEPIQGEGGYIVPPMNFFKELRKLADKYHIPLLIDEVQSGFGRTGKFFASEHFGVEPDVITLAKSIASGIPMGAAVMKEEMNFSENGLHSNTFGGNLIASAACVATIDEMKKLNAVENAAKQGAYMKKRLVELQNKYNEIGDVRGLGLMLAIDFVKDRRTKEPNSKLRNDVINNAFKNGLILLSTGSSAIRIIPPLIITQEQVDEGIEVLDKAIKMSK
- a CDS encoding VIT1/CCC1 transporter family protein, whose translation is MQPDPDKWREFYRDELTDMNFYSKLSRTIKDDYLRENLSKLSEIEREHSEFWKENMKRFGIKYSNRYNRFKVTFLLLARYFLGNFLTARLLEHGEISTVSVYSDYLKKKDLDEDFRARLSKILDEEINHEEIFEKAMEKSQDTVERNKDVIYGISDGLVEVLAALAGLTSIIENNIDIALGGLVVGISGTASMTIGAYLSKKSETEYKLVEEEKRILFRRKKKDPEYVDKIKAESKTSALYVGLSYILGSAVPILPFVFLHKYLALILSIILVFIVQGIANAMVALSVNVRVMKMAIRASSLALLAAAITFFVGFAFHYFLHISII